The DNA segment tgccaaaaaaaaaaaaaaaaaaaaaaagcgctataccaaaatgaacataaaataaacagatacaTAAACTGAACGGCTACAAGCTAAAATACTCGAGTAATcgttttttactctttttttcttttttcttctttttgcggAGCATAGGGTATTGTTTTTGTAACCTTAACTTGGCGGATACTGGCGGTTTGCGCTATGTGCCAGGCAGCTGATGTGCCAATTTAAGAGGGACTGCTGACTCCGCCTACTTCCTCAGCCGCAATCCTGCGCCGGCGTGTAAATGGTGCGGAGCTAGACGCAGGCTCGTTGGGAAGAACTCCGCGTGAGCAACACACAGGCAAAgtaagtttctgtgttttttcggccttttaaaagtatttttatagcaTTCTATTGAAGTTTCTGGAATTTATTATGGTCAAATCGACTTCTTGCTTTCCTCATCATCATGctcttctgaaatgttttatttatcatgataaatatCCATATTTTGTAATTCGTTTGTCAATATCTCGGCAGAGTACCGTGTAAATAGACCcgtgtttcttttaataataattatccACCTCCTCCAGGTGTACCATGATAATTAACCAGGTGTTCTGAACACACCTTGTTTGATTTTATAGTAGCTGACACAGCGGTGGTGTGTTAGCTGGCATGTACCGTACACTAACCATGACCTAATGCGGGGAATTGATCCATCCCATCATAATCACTGTAAAAGTCAGCGTAACCTCTGACACAGTAAATAATCAGCACCATAAATCTCAAGTTGAAGTCCATCAGCGAAAGCTCAGAACAGGTTGCTTACCTCATGCTCTATATTTGAACGGAAGTAAAACGGAGAGCTACTTGTTTAATTTGTTGATCCCACGTTTAAAATAagggtttttaaatgaatttaaactCGACTCTAGTGTTGTTTCACGGAGTCAACATGACATCAGTGAAACGGTGAGCAGTATCAGATTTGTACATCACTTCAAATGCATTTTAGTCAGAGACTAGAGGTTTAAATTAAAGCATGTGAACATTCACAAAATGCTAAACTAAGAGCCTAAAATGATGACCGGACTATCTTGATCACAAATATCTGCAGCTGATGAAGCAAAGTAAAAGTCCGCCAAAGCTGCCAAGTGTTTGAATGTGCCTGAAATGTCACAGCCTGGAAAgttaataacatttaatttatttcatgattaaattaaaacctaATATTGAACTCTGATGAATGCATTgggataaaattaaaactgcagAATGTGTAGTTTTCTGTCTGGGAAGCCAGAAAAGTGCCCCAGCTTGTGCTACTGGGTCAAAATGCGGCCCAAAGTCAGTGGGAGTGTCCGTGGAGAGTTTCTCAATAAAGCTGACGACTCGCCACCAGCTCAGCAGTCATCAGCACAAAGTTCAGTGACCGAGTGTTGCAAGAAGGAGAGACAAGAGAACAGGGAGGGCATCCGTGTTGGCCGTTGAGGAACTGACTGAGCTTGGATTGGTATTGGAGGAAGAAAGTGTGAGGATTTCCCTTGAGAGAAAACTGAGGACAGCTGCTGGGGATTAGTCacgtttttcaaaatgtaagaCCGTTTGTTTTAACTTACTGCTTTGGGCTTCCCAGTCAAACATTGTTCTGAACTGAGGAATAGATTCCATTTTGCTTGGGTTTTATTTGAAGTATTGAGTTACCAAGTTGAGCTGTCTCAACTTGGTAACTTAAGCTTTCTACAAGGTGGCTTGTAGAAAGTTGTCAACCAAATGCTGCTTCTAATTGCAGGTCTGCATCCTTTGAAATGGATTATGCCATGAAGTCTCTCAGTCTTCTGACTCCATCTTCCCTGTCAAAGTAAGGCCTGTCCTCCATTAGCCTGCATGATCAAGGCATTGCCAAGTTGAAGCAGCAGGTTTTCACTcaaaccatttgttttttttctcagggtTGTGACGTCCAGCGTCTCAGCCAGCGCCTCAATGACCTCTCAGCTGCTTGCGGGTCGAACGCTTCGACCAAAACCCTTCAGGGTAACGAATGCGGACCACAGCGTGAAGAAAGGAATTATGGCAGAGACGCTTCTAGACCTGATGAATAAGGTGAGAAGATAGAAAAGTTAAATGTAAGCTGAAAACTTAGCAGTGGCAAGGATAGCCTGAGTCAATGGTAGAGTCCATGGGGGATTTGCTTGGTCATATGATGGTGATTAAGATTTGTTGGGTGTTTAACTGAAACAGAGAATCAATGTCAGTCATGTGGTTGTATTTTCATGGTATCAGGGTAGAAATCTTTACAGTATATTGTTTATCGGCATTTAAATGGCGACACTAATATCAGATATCTGTCCAAATCTTTCAAATTGTTGCATTTCTATCCTAAACCCTTCCATTGTACCTCTGGTTTAAGCGTCTGTCTTGATAGGTTTGTACTTGTCACACTCTCTCTCAAAGAAGACCACCTGGATTTTAATGTCATGTGATGCATCTAAATTTAGCTTTGCTGTGCATTTTTAGcatatttataaagtttatcatcatatatatatatatttaattgtgCTGActgtctttgcttttctttgctgGCTCCAGGTCAGTGACTCTTTCAGTCTGCAGTGTGTCAGCGCCTTGGTTCTGGACGAGGACGGCACCGATGTGGAAACCGAGGAGTTCTTCCAAACGCTGCCGGAGAACACGGTTCTGATGGTTTTGGAGAAGGGACAAAAGTGGAGTGTACATCCTGTAAGGCTCTTGTTCACTGTAAcggccactagatggcgctcTTCAGCAGTCTATCCATGCCTCAAAATGCCACTTGTTTATTTGGTAGGGAGATGTTAGACGTTGAATATCTAACAAGCTTTATGCATGTTGGATATTTAacctaaagaataaaaacaattttaattatGAGGTTTGCCCTTTAAACTGAGATCATCAACATAAGGTGTCttcataatataaaataattaaagggAAAGGTTGAGTTCCTCCTTATGAATATTTATTGGGTTGCCAACAAAATGTTCTTCCAATCAAACGATGTGTCTAATGACTCCCCTCCTCCTCACAGAACAGCCCCTCCAGACTTCAGACCATCGAGTGCCTACAGAAGCGCCGCACAGATGTGGCCAAAGTGACCTTCGACTTATACAAAAACAACCCCAAGGATTTCATTGGCTGCCTTAATGTGAAAGCAACACTCTACGGCGCTTACACTGTGTCCTACGACCTGCGATGCTACGCAGCCAAAAAGATGCTCAAGTGAGTAAGAGTCTTAGACGTATATCagagattttagtttatttgaatAATGCAGGCAAAACCAGGATTTCTGATCGACAAACTATCGAGTTGTTCATTTATAAGCAAGCATGGAGGTCAGTTCGTTTGACACATGGGTGATGCTAGGTGATTGGCTGACGAGGGTTTCATTTGGAGTTCCTAGTCAGTTCTTCCAGGATGTTGTCATGTCTCTTTGTGATTGTTGGAGCATAAAATTACTGATAACTgcagcacttttcttttttttttttgaagttgtcagtttaaaaaaattgtgtaaGGTTTAGGTTTTCTATAACATAAACCTTTATTGTAAAATCTATAatgtgattttacaaaaaagttgaaattgcTCTAATATAATCTTCtcaaaaaaaagacaggattAGCATGGACCGTAACTGTTCACGCAAATCCAACGgaatgtctcaaaaaactaaactaaactctATTCTATGAGGATTGGTCAAAATTAAATGGAGTTGCAGTGATTAAGCtccacaccatgatgctgccatcaccctGCTTCACCATAAGAATGGTGTACTGATTACAACGTGGCGTCAGTTTGGAGTATACTCTCAAATCTGATCGTGCCAAAGCGCTTCATCCGCACGGTTCCTCTGGTTTCTATGTGGcaaactgaaacaggaagttgtatTTCTTGTGccattttctagttttaataGATGGATTCAATGCTGCTTCATGAGATCAAAACATGGGATGTTCTCTCTGAGGCCTTTTCAGAACTGCTgtgtaatattttactttagtaacATAAAGACAAACTAGGCCGCTGTGTCCCATCTAAGGAATTGACCTTTTGAAATGAACTCCTGTCCAACTGAGTCGATATAAAGTCTGggcttgtttaaaaaaatgattgacTTGACATCTACAAACTGCAAACCAATCTTTAAATTACTATTTTTTGGAGCCAGTTTCCCCCTTTCCAGATGTGTTTTGGtgacctttttattattttttctgagcACCAATTTCCAGGATTGTACACCTTAAATAGACAAAACAGGAATTTATCTGTTCATTTTCTATTGGTGGCAGTATAGTGAGCAGACAGAACAAAGGTCAAATTTTACTGAGATTAATTTTCCGAGGTGTTATGTCACCACTGCCTGGATCGGCTGGTTTCCAGGTTTGATACGGAGCCTCAGCCAAAGAGGATTACGGTTTGCAGACTTGTCAAATGTGATCCTCGCTCTGCTGTTGAAAGGACATGAGAGGTCTTGGAGAGCAGAGTGAGGAAGCAGGGCTAAAAAAGGCtttgggctgtttttattttttatttttgctgggTTTTTTAACACTACAAACACTTTTCAGTGTACTGtagtttattgggattttatgttgaaGACGAGCCCAAGTTggaggacaaaaatatttacaaattcaaatcTGAGAAGTGGATCATTTTTGTTGGGCTCTCTTTACTTTcatgcccctaaataaaatccaggaaAGGACAAATTTGCACCACACCATAAAGGTCTGGTGGAGCagaccccaaaacaaaacatggtggagaggcttcttttttttattttatttttttcatcagtgATGAGGTAGTTTATCTAAGAAGACTGAAAGAAAGCCAGTCTGACAATTATCTTAAACATGCAGCTGGCGCTTCAATTGactgttttaaagtaaaacatattcatatcagaatggtccagtcaaagttcagacccaATTCCAAGATTTTGAAGTCGTAGTAGGTTTAATCCTGCATTTGGAGAACCTGTCACAGTACGCAATTAATCATCGTTTAATTGCATAAGTTAAAATTAGCTTGAtattattctgatttatttattttattttttttcaaggtgTGATCGATTTGTTTAgatccattttatttgattttgcttgtgtgtagtttttattttcttatgtctttattttttagtaatttGTCTATATTCAAAATGTTGTCCAGTTCCACTCAGGAGTGTTCTGTACAAAGTTAAGGTTTGTCTTTGAGAGGGAAAACTTCCATTATTATACTAatttaaaatggtctcaaaacattATTGAGACTGTTCTCAATTATTGGACACTTAATAATTTTGTCTCAATTATTGCGACAGTCTTATCCAGGATGAGTTTCAGCTATTTAGCAAGAATGGACAACAAAATGTCTTTAGCTGCTCCAGGCGTGTAGAAGTGCgcctctgctggttttcagCTGTAATTACAGTGTCTGCTGCTTCTACAATGTATCCCAGCTGACACTGGTAGACATTGTAGAACAAATaattgtacacacacacacacacacacacactgcgaGCTACAGGAACTGtagaaattattacaaattCCCCTGTGCcttgtccacacacacacacaccttttcttAAACTTATTATTCTCCAACGCAAAAATTGTggaatgaaaacacaattttcacCTTAATCTATTGAATGAAACAgaatttttattcaataaatgaaGCAGCTGGATGCTTTTTGCAATGAAACAGTaaacttcagatttatttgtgaaacatcaGCTTCACACTTATCCACTACTTTGGTTTCTGATAAAATCCCTTTAAGAGTTTCCCATTGTAATGTGAAACATGCTTGTGCGACCCACTGTATCAGGTCCTCTTTGGTTGTTGCTCTGTATGCATGTTAATCTGCACCAAACCAATCCAACTGGTGTATATATGTTTACATATGTATGTGTATTTCTGCTGCGGTACCGTCTCTGCCCGCTCTCCTCCTCACTCTGCCTGTGCTCTGTGCCGTAGGGAGGCTCTGCGATGGACCATCTTCTCCATGCAGGCCACAGGCCACATCCTGCTGGGCTCCTCCTGCTACATCgagcagctgctggaggaag comes from the Gambusia affinis linkage group LG07, SWU_Gaff_1.0, whole genome shotgun sequence genome and includes:
- the cidec gene encoding cell death activator CIDE-3 isoform X2 — translated: MDYAMKSLSLLTPSSLSKVVTSSVSASASMTSQLLAGRTLRPKPFRVTNADHSVKKGIMAETLLDLMNKVSDSFSLQCVSALVLDEDGTDVETEEFFQTLPENTVLMVLEKGQKWSVHPNSPSRLQTIECLQKRRTDVAKVTFDLYKNNPKDFIGCLNVKATLYGAYTVSYDLRCYAAKKMLKEALRWTIFSMQATGHILLGSSCYIEQLLEEEERAEKRLALPQEKLALPQESRMRQLQSILLRKSSY
- the cidec gene encoding cell death activator CIDE-3 isoform X1, which encodes MSASFEMDYAMKSLSLLTPSSLSKVVTSSVSASASMTSQLLAGRTLRPKPFRVTNADHSVKKGIMAETLLDLMNKVSDSFSLQCVSALVLDEDGTDVETEEFFQTLPENTVLMVLEKGQKWSVHPNSPSRLQTIECLQKRRTDVAKVTFDLYKNNPKDFIGCLNVKATLYGAYTVSYDLRCYAAKKMLKEALRWTIFSMQATGHILLGSSCYIEQLLEEEERAEKRLALPQEKLALPQESRMRQLQSILLRKSSY